A stretch of DNA from Lysinibacillus sp. B2A1:
TGAGAAGATGCGCTAACAATTGTTACGCCTGCTACGTCATCGATAAGTTGCGCGTAGATGTTCTTGTTAGAACGGAATACGTTTAAGCGTGGACGCTCAGCTGTACCCGAAATTTTAGAACGTACACGTGCATGACGTTTTTTACGAACCTGATTTTTATCTTGTTTCGTAATCACAAGGGTCACTCCTTTCTAATGCTTAGGCAGCATTATTTACCTGTTTTACCTTCTTTACGACGAACATATTCGCCTTCATAGCGGATACCTTTACCTTTGTAAGGCTCTGGTGGACGCACGTCACGGATGTTGGATGCAAGAGCACCAACACGTTCTTTGCTAATACCTTTAACGATGATTTTTGTGTTAGAAGGAACTTCAATTTCTAAACCATCTTCAGGTGTGAACTCAACTGGGTGTGAGTAACCTACGTTAAGAACAAGTTTTTTACCTTGTAATTGCGCACGGTAACCAACACCGATAAGCTCTAAAGATTTTTCGAAACCAGCAGAAACACCAGTAACCATGTTCGCTAGAAGCGCACGAGTAGTACCGTGGTTTGTGCGGTGTTCTTTTGATTCAGAAGGGCGAGATACTGTGATTACGTTACCTTCTTGCTCAATTTTCATATCTTGGTGGAAAGAACGAACAAGTTCGCCTTTAGGACCTTTAACAGTAACATTGTTGTCAGCTCCAACAGTAACAGTTACGTTAGCTGGTACCTCGATAATTTTTTTACCTACACGAGACATTTAGTTGCACCTCCATTCATTTATTGCTAATTACCAAACGTATGCTAGAACTTCGCCGCCAACTTGTTTAGCGCGAGCTTCTTTATCTGTTAATAAACCTTGTGAAGTTGACACTAAAGCGATACCAAGTCCGTTCAATACTTTAGGTACTTCATTTGTTTTAGCATATACTCGTAGACCAGGTTTAGAAATACGTTTTAAGCCAGTGATAACGCGCTCGTTATCTTTACCGTATTTTAAGAAGATACGGATAATACCTTGCTTGTTGTCTTCTACGTATTCTACGTCACGTACGAAACCTTCGCGCTTTAAAATTTCAGCGATTTCTTTTTTCACGTTGGAAGCTGGTACTTCTAACTTCTCGTGACGAACCATGTTCGCATTACGAATGCGAGTAAGCATATCTGCAATCGGATCAGTCATTGTCATTACATTTACCTCCTTCCCAAATTAGGGGATTACCAGCTGGCTTTTTTCACGCCAGGAATTTGTCCCTTATATGCAAGTTCTCGGAAACAAATACGGCAAAGTTTGAATTTACGATATACAGAGTGTGGACGACCACAGCGTTCACAACGTGTATATTCTTGTACTTTAAACTTTTGCTTACGTTGTTGTTTAACGATCATAGATTTTTTAGCCACGTTTTCGCCCTCCTTGTTTGATTACTTTTGGAACGGCATACCGAATTGTGTCAATAACTCGCGAGCTTCTTCATCAGAATTCGCTGTCGTTACGATCACGATGTCCATACCGCGTACTTTTGAAACTTTATCGTAATCGATTTCTGGGAAAATTAATTGCTCTTTAACACCTAGAGTGTAGTTACCGCGACCATCGAATGCTTTTTTAGAAACACCACGGAAGTCACGTACACGAGGTAGTGAGATTGAAATTAATTTGTCCAAGAATTCATACATACGCTCACCGCGTAATGTAACTTTAGCACCGATAGGCATACCTTCACGTAGACGGAAGCCTGCGATCGATTTTTTCGCTTTTGTTACTACTGGTTTTTGACCAGTGATGATTGTTAATTCTTCTACAGCTGCATCTAATGCTTTTGAGTTTTGAACTGCATCACCAACACCCATGTTGATAACGATTTTCTCAACCTTTGGCAGTTGCATAACTGATTTATATCCAAACTTGCTCATAAGAGCAGGTGAAACTTCACTTAAATATTTTTCTTTTAGGCGGCTCATGTGTGTACCTCCCTTCTATTTATACTAATTAGTCGATTACTGCACCTGATTTTTTTGCAACACGAACTTTTTTACCGTTTTCGATTTTATAACCTACACGAGTCGGCTCGCCAGATTTAGGATCGATTAGCATTACGTTCGAAACGTGAATTGCAGCTTCTTGGCTTACAATTCCACCTTGTGGATTCAATTGATTAGGTTTTACGTGTTTTTTCACGATGTTCACACCTTCAACAAGAACGCGATCTTGTTTAGGGTAAGCAGCAAGAATTACGCCTTCTTTGCCTTTATCCTTACCAGTGATAACCTTAACCTTGTCACCTTTTTTTACATGCATGCTGTCGCACCTCCTTGATTGGCACTATCATGAAATTAAAGAACTTCTGGAGCTAGAGAAACGATTTTCATGAAGTTGCTGTCACGTAATTCACGTGCAACAGGTCCGAAAATACGAGTTCCGCGTGGTGATTTATCATCACGAATAATTACACAAGCATTTTCATCAAATTTGATGTACGTACCATCTTTACGACGTACGCCTGATTTAGTACGAACGATAACAGCCTTAACAACGTCACCCTTCTTGACAACGCCACCTGGTGTTGCTTTCTTAACTGTACAAACAACGATATCTCCGATGTTAGCAGTTTTACGGCCAGAGCCACCAAGCACTTTAATTGTAAGAACTTCACGTGCACCTGAGTTGTCAGCAACTTTCATACGACTTTCTTGTTGGATCACTTAGGTTACCTCCCTTCGGAAATTGGTTGTTCCGAAATAGTTATTAAATAATAACCGCTTTTTCTACAACTTCAACTAGACGGAAACGTTTAGTAGCTGATAGCGGGCGAGTTTCCATGATACGTACGATATCACCGATTTTCGCTGTGTTTAACTCATCATGAGCTTTAAACTTTTTAGAGTATTTTACACGTTTACCATAAAGCTTGTGCTTTTTGTAAGTTTCAACTAAAACAGTAACAGTTTTGTCCATTTTATCTGAAACGACGCGGCCCGTGTAAACTTTGCGTTGATTACGCTCAGTCATACTTGAAAACCTCCTTTATCAGTTATTTGCACTGATTTCTCTTTCACGAATAACAGTTTTCATACGCGCGATTGCTTTACGCACTTCACGAATACGAGCTGTGTTTTCTAATTGACCAGTCGCCAATTGGAAGCGAAGGTTGAAAAGCTCTTCTTTCAGTGATTTCACTTTTAATTCAATTTCAGAAGTGGCAAGGTCACGGATTTCATTAGCTTTCATTAGATTCACCACCAGTTTCTTGACGTTTTACGATTTTACATTTAACAGGAAGCTTATGTGATGCTAAACGAAGTGCTTCACGTGCGACCTCTTCGGATACACCAGCAATTTCGAACATTATTTTTCCTGGTTTTACTACTGCTACCCAACCTTCAGGAGAACCTTTACCAGAACCCATGCGGACTTCTAGAGGTTTTTTAGTGTAAGGTTTATGTGGGAAGATTTTAATCCAAACTTTACCGCCACGTTTCATGTAACGAGTCATCGCGATACGAGCAGATTCGATTTGACGGTTAGTAATCCAGCTAGCTGTTTGAGCTTGTAAGCCCCATTCGCCAAAAGATACTTCTTTACCGCCTTTCGCTTCGCCACGCATGTTTCCGCGGTGTTCACGACGGTATTTTACGCGTTTAGGCAATAACATATTATTTGCCTCCTTCCACAGATTTCTTCGTAGGAAGAACTTCACCACGGTAGATCCATACTTTAACGCCTAATTTACCGTAAGTAGTGTCAGCTTCTGCGTGTGCATAATCAATGTCAGCACGTAGAGTATGAAGTGGAACAGTTCCTTCACTATAGTGTTCAGCACGCGCGATATCAGCGCCACCTAAACGACCAGATACTTGTGTTTTAATTCCTTTTGCACCAGCGCGGATTGTGCGTTGGATCGCTTGCTTTTGCGCACGACGGAATGATACACGGTTTTCTAATTGACGAGCGATGTTTTCAGCTACTAAGCGAGCATCAAGATCAGCACGTTTGATTTCGATAATGTTAATGTGTACACGTTTACCAGTTAAATCGCCAAGGTATTTACGAAGATTTTCAACTTCAGTACCACCTTTACCGATTACCATACCTGGTTTCGCAGTGTGAATTGTAATGTTTACACGGTTTGCAGCACGTTCGATTTCTACTTTAGAAACAGAAGCGTCTTTAAGCGCCGTTTCAATATATTTACGCACTTTGATGTCTTCGTGAAGTAGAGTTGCATAGTCTTTTTCAGCGTACCATTTTGACTCCCAGTCACGAATAATACCAACGCGCAGTCCTATTGGATGTACTTTTTGACCCACGGATTAACCCTCCTTCTTCTCAGATACCACTAGAGTAATGTGGCTTGTGCGTTTGTTAATTGCGCTTGCACGTCCTTGTGCACGTGGACGGAAACGTTTTAATGTTGGACCTTCATCAACGAAAACTTCAGATACTACTAAAGAGTTGATGTCAAGATCATAGTTGTGCTCAGCGTTAGCAACTGCAGATTTTAATACTTTTTCAACGACTGGAGACGCCGCTTTTGGAGTATGACGTAAAATTGCAACTGCTTCACCAACTTGCTTGCCTCGAATTAAGTCTACAACTAGACGTACTTTACGAGGAGCAATGCGGACTGTACGAGCGATAGCTTTAGCTTGTGTCATTAGGATTTACCTCCTCTCAAAATTAGCGTCTTGTTTTCTTGTCGTCTGCACCGTGACCTTTATAAGCACGTGTCGGTGCGAACTCACCAAGTTTGTGGCCAACCATATCTTCTGTTACGTATACTGGAACGTGTTTACGTCCATCATAAACAGCAATCGTTAAACCGATGAAGTTCGGGAAGATTGTAGAACGGCGTGACCAAGTTTTGATAACTTGTTTTTTCTCAGAAGCCTCTTGTGCCTCCACTTTTTTCATTAAGTGGTCATCGACAAAAGGTCCTTTTTTCAAGCTGCGACCCATGTAGGAACCTCCCTCCGTGATTCCACCACGGCTCTCACATAGAACCGTAGTTTAACCACTTTATTTTTTACGACCACGGATAATAAATTTATCCGATTTGTTTTTCTTCTTGCGAGTTTTGTAACCAAGCGCTGGTTTACCCCAAGGAGTCATTGGTGATTTACGTCCGATTGGAGAACGTCCTTCACCACCACCGTGTGGGTGATCGTTAGGGTTCATTACAGAACCACGAACTTCTGGGCGTTTACCTAACCAACGGCTACGACCAGCTTTACCGATGTGTACAAGTTCATGTTGTTCGTTACCAACTTGACCGATTGTAGCGCGGCAAGTAGCTAACACTAAACGTACCTCACCAGATTGTAGACGAACGATTACGTATTTATCTTCACGACCAAGTACTTGCGCAGAAGTACCAGCAGAACGTACTAATTGTCCACCTTTACCAGGTTTTAATTCGATGTTATGGATAGTAGTACCCATTGGAATGTTTGCTAATGGTAATGCATTACCTACTTTAATATCAGCATCAGGACCAGACACGATTGTTTGACCAACCTCTAGACCTTTTGGTGCTAAGATGTAAGCTTTTGCTCCATCAGCGTAGTTGATTAATGCGATATTCGCAGAACGGTTTGGATCATATTCAATAGTAGCAACTTTTGCCGGAATGCCATCTTTAACACGTTTGAAATCGATAACACGGTATTGCTTCTTATGACCACCACCATGATGACGAACAGTGATTTTACCTTGGTTGTTACGACCAGCTTTGCGTTTAGTTGGTTCAAGCAATGATTTCTCAGGCTTGTTAGTTGTGATTTCCGCAAAGTCTAATGACGTCATGTTACGACGACCATTAGAGGTAGGTTTATACTTTTTAATCGCCATTGTGTTTTCCCTCCTTCTTGAGTGTTCAAATCATAAATCCATTAAGGATTACATTTCGAATAATTCGATTTCTTTGCTATCAGCAGTTAATTTAACGATCGCTTTACGACGTTTGTTTGTGTAACCACCATAACGGCCAACGCGTTTGAATTTACCTTTGTAGTTAAGAACGTTTACTTTCTCAACTTTCACACCAAAGATTTCTTCTACAGCGTCTTTTACTTGAGTTTTGTTTGCGCGAGTGTCTACTTCGAAAGTATACTTTTTCTCTGCCATAAGTTCTGAAGAACGCTCAGTAATGACCGGACGTTTTAAAATATCACGTGCTTCCATTATCCAAGCACCTCCTCAACTTTTTCTACTGCAGATTTAGTGAATACAACTTTATCATGACCTAATAGATCCAGAACGTTGATTCCATTTGCAGTTAAAACTGTTACACCTGGGATGTTACGAGCAGATAATGCTACGTTTTCATCTAGGTCAGCAGTTACGAATAAAGATTTTTTCTCTAAAGAAAGATCTTTAAGAATTTTTGTGAATTCTTTTGTTTTTGGTGCTGCTAGTGTAAGAGCATCAAGAACTAAGAAGTTTTGTTCTACAACTTTAGCTGATAAAGCAGATTTAAGAGCTAAACGACGAACTTTTTTAGGTAATTTATAAGAATAGCTACGTGGAGTTGGACCGAATACGATACCACCGCCGCGCCATTGTGGAGAACGGATAGAACCTTGACGAGCACGACCAGTTCCTTTTTGACGCCATGGTTTACGACCACCACCAGCAACTTCAGAACGGTTTTTCACCTTGTGATTACCTTGACGAAGAGAAGCACGTTGAGCTACTACTGCGTCGAATAATACTGCTTCATTTGGCTCGATTCCGAAAATCGCATCGTTTAATTCGATTTCACCAACTGAAGCACCTGTTTGACTAAGTACAGATACTTTTGTCATTCCTGTTTCCTCCTTTCCTTAAGTGATTACTTAGCTTTAATTGCAGTTTTTACTGTAACTAGAGCTTTTTTAGAACCAGGAACATTACCTTTAACAAGTAGTAAGTTACGTTCCGCATCAACTTTCACGATTTCTAAGTTTTGGATTGTAACTACAGTGCCACCCATTTGACCAGGTAATTTCTTTTGTTTGAATACGCGGTTCGGAGCAACTGGACCCATTGAACCAGGACGACGGTGGTAACGAGAACCGTGGGCCATAGGACCACGAGATTGACCGTGGCGTTTGATAACACCTTGGAAACCTTTACCTTTAGTAACTCCTGTTACATCAATTACATCGCCTTCTGCGAAAATTTCTACTTTGACTTCTTGACCAACTTCGTATTCTTCCACGTTCACGTTGCGGAACTCACGAATGAAGCGCTTAGGAGCAGTGTTCGCTTTTGCTACGTGACCCTGTTCTGGTTTGTTAGAAAGCTTAATGCGCTTGTCTTCGAAACCAACTTGAATTGCTTCGTAGCCATCTGTTTCAACAGTCTTCTTTTGAAGAACTACGTTTGGAGTAGCTTCGATAACTGTTACCGGGATTAAATCGCCGTTTTCAGCGAAAACTTGTGTCATACCAATTTTTCTACCTAAGATTCCTTTAGCCATTTGTCACACCTCCTGTAAGTTTTGAAAAGTTATATTTTTACCATTAAAGTTTGATTTCGATATCAACGCCAGATGGTAAATCAAGTTTCATTAACGCGTCAACAGTTTGTGGTGTTGGGTTAACGATATCGATCAGACGTTTATGCGTACGCATTTCGAATTGTTCACGAGAGTCTTTATACTTGTGAACAGCACGAAGAATTGTGTACACAGACTTCTCAGTTGGAAGTGGAATCGGACCTGATACACTTGCACCTGAACGTTTTGCAGTTTCCACAATTTTCTCAGCAGATTGATCTAAAATACGGTGATCATACGCTTTTAAACGAATACGAATCTTTTGTTTTGCCATTATTTTCCCTCCTTCTCGCCTATTTTCTAGACATTCTCCACGAAAATTCTCCTACACACCGCCATGGCAAAGCGGCCGGGTGTGTCGGCAACCTCTCGTTTCATCGCAGTCAAAGACCAACATTCAACATTATATACAATAAAAAAAGAATAAGCAAGTCTTTTCGCTAAATTCTTTTAAATGTTGCTGATATTCTTACTACTACTATTTCTTCGCTTATTTAAGCCGTTTACTAGTATAAAGAATTTCTAGGATTATTGCAACACATAAGATTGTAATCTTAACATTTTCGAATATTTCAATTAACTTATTTAAAAAAGGTACTATTATAATATAGTCATTACAAGCCAAATAGCATCAAGCTCAAAGCCAGTAGAATGAGTGTGATATTAATTGCTATCTTAAAAATCTTGAATATTCCTATCTCATTTTTCACTGCAAATAAAAAAACAGTATGATGTTTAAAAAACCATACTGTTTTTGAGTTTCATCCTATTTATATGTTATAGCGATTCGCGTATAACTTTCTTATAATAGCCGACAGAGAGGATTGCAAAGATAGCATATAAAGCTATATAGCAGCTCATAGCAATCCATAACGGTGCTGTTAACTCTGAACCAAATAAAAACCATCCTGATTTTACAGCAAAATAACTATGAAGTAGCCCAATGGTTAATGGAACACCAAAATTAAAGGCCTGTTTCATATAAATTCCTTTCATAATATCTCTTTCAGCAAAGCCTATCTTTCTTAATATTGTGTAAGATCCACGCTCTTCTTCTGCCTCAGACATTTGCTTAAAGTATAAAATGCTGCCTGTAGTCATTAAAAATGCTAATCCTAAAAACGCAGTCGTAAAGATAGTTAGCCCTAAGTCTTCAATATTCTCCTTGCGTTCGCTTTCAAAAGATAGTTGTATATAC
This window harbors:
- a CDS encoding 50S ribosomal protein L6, which gives rise to MSRVGKKIIEVPANVTVTVGADNNVTVKGPKGELVRSFHQDMKIEQEGNVITVSRPSESKEHRTNHGTTRALLANMVTGVSAGFEKSLELIGVGYRAQLQGKKLVLNVGYSHPVEFTPEDGLEIEVPSNTKIIVKGISKERVGALASNIRDVRPPEPYKGKGIRYEGEYVRRKEGKTGK
- a CDS encoding 30S ribosomal protein S8, producing MTMTDPIADMLTRIRNANMVRHEKLEVPASNVKKEIAEILKREGFVRDVEYVEDNKQGIIRIFLKYGKDNERVITGLKRISKPGLRVYAKTNEVPKVLNGLGIALVSTSQGLLTDKEARAKQVGGEVLAYVW
- a CDS encoding type Z 30S ribosomal protein S14, producing MAKKSMIVKQQRKQKFKVQEYTRCERCGRPHSVYRKFKLCRICFRELAYKGQIPGVKKASW
- a CDS encoding 50S ribosomal protein L5, producing the protein MSRLKEKYLSEVSPALMSKFGYKSVMQLPKVEKIVINMGVGDAVQNSKALDAAVEELTIITGQKPVVTKAKKSIAGFRLREGMPIGAKVTLRGERMYEFLDKLISISLPRVRDFRGVSKKAFDGRGNYTLGVKEQLIFPEIDYDKVSKVRGMDIVIVTTANSDEEARELLTQFGMPFQK
- a CDS encoding 50S ribosomal protein L24 encodes the protein MHVKKGDKVKVITGKDKGKEGVILAAYPKQDRVLVEGVNIVKKHVKPNQLNPQGGIVSQEAAIHVSNVMLIDPKSGEPTRVGYKIENGKKVRVAKKSGAVID
- a CDS encoding 50S ribosomal protein L14, with the translated sequence MIQQESRMKVADNSGAREVLTIKVLGGSGRKTANIGDIVVCTVKKATPGGVVKKGDVVKAVIVRTKSGVRRKDGTYIKFDENACVIIRDDKSPRGTRIFGPVARELRDSNFMKIVSLAPEVL
- a CDS encoding 30S ribosomal protein S17, which codes for MTERNQRKVYTGRVVSDKMDKTVTVLVETYKKHKLYGKRVKYSKKFKAHDELNTAKIGDIVRIMETRPLSATKRFRLVEVVEKAVII
- a CDS encoding 50S ribosomal protein L29 translates to MKANEIRDLATSEIELKVKSLKEELFNLRFQLATGQLENTARIREVRKAIARMKTVIREREISANN
- a CDS encoding 50S ribosomal protein L16, yielding MLLPKRVKYRREHRGNMRGEAKGGKEVSFGEWGLQAQTASWITNRQIESARIAMTRYMKRGGKVWIKIFPHKPYTKKPLEVRMGSGKGSPEGWVAVVKPGKIMFEIAGVSEEVAREALRLASHKLPVKCKIVKRQETGGESNES
- a CDS encoding 30S ribosomal protein S3; protein product: MGQKVHPIGLRVGIIRDWESKWYAEKDYATLLHEDIKVRKYIETALKDASVSKVEIERAANRVNITIHTAKPGMVIGKGGTEVENLRKYLGDLTGKRVHINIIEIKRADLDARLVAENIARQLENRVSFRRAQKQAIQRTIRAGAKGIKTQVSGRLGGADIARAEHYSEGTVPLHTLRADIDYAHAEADTTYGKLGVKVWIYRGEVLPTKKSVEGGK
- the rplV gene encoding 50S ribosomal protein L22, with protein sequence MTQAKAIARTVRIAPRKVRLVVDLIRGKQVGEAVAILRHTPKAASPVVEKVLKSAVANAEHNYDLDINSLVVSEVFVDEGPTLKRFRPRAQGRASAINKRTSHITLVVSEKKEG
- a CDS encoding 30S ribosomal protein S19; the protein is MGRSLKKGPFVDDHLMKKVEAQEASEKKQVIKTWSRRSTIFPNFIGLTIAVYDGRKHVPVYVTEDMVGHKLGEFAPTRAYKGHGADDKKTRR
- a CDS encoding 50S ribosomal protein L2; translation: MAIKKYKPTSNGRRNMTSLDFAEITTNKPEKSLLEPTKRKAGRNNQGKITVRHHGGGHKKQYRVIDFKRVKDGIPAKVATIEYDPNRSANIALINYADGAKAYILAPKGLEVGQTIVSGPDADIKVGNALPLANIPMGTTIHNIELKPGKGGQLVRSAGTSAQVLGREDKYVIVRLQSGEVRLVLATCRATIGQVGNEQHELVHIGKAGRSRWLGKRPEVRGSVMNPNDHPHGGGEGRSPIGRKSPMTPWGKPALGYKTRKKKNKSDKFIIRGRKK
- a CDS encoding 50S ribosomal protein L23, which gives rise to MEARDILKRPVITERSSELMAEKKYTFEVDTRANKTQVKDAVEEIFGVKVEKVNVLNYKGKFKRVGRYGGYTNKRRKAIVKLTADSKEIELFEM
- a CDS encoding 50S ribosomal protein L4, which gives rise to MTKVSVLSQTGASVGEIELNDAIFGIEPNEAVLFDAVVAQRASLRQGNHKVKNRSEVAGGGRKPWRQKGTGRARQGSIRSPQWRGGGIVFGPTPRSYSYKLPKKVRRLALKSALSAKVVEQNFLVLDALTLAAPKTKEFTKILKDLSLEKKSLFVTADLDENVALSARNIPGVTVLTANGINVLDLLGHDKVVFTKSAVEKVEEVLG
- a CDS encoding 50S ribosomal protein L3, translating into MAKGILGRKIGMTQVFAENGDLIPVTVIEATPNVVLQKKTVETDGYEAIQVGFEDKRIKLSNKPEQGHVAKANTAPKRFIREFRNVNVEEYEVGQEVKVEIFAEGDVIDVTGVTKGKGFQGVIKRHGQSRGPMAHGSRYHRRPGSMGPVAPNRVFKQKKLPGQMGGTVVTIQNLEIVKVDAERNLLLVKGNVPGSKKALVTVKTAIKAK
- a CDS encoding 30S ribosomal protein S10, whose amino-acid sequence is MAKQKIRIRLKAYDHRILDQSAEKIVETAKRSGASVSGPIPLPTEKSVYTILRAVHKYKDSREQFEMRTHKRLIDIVNPTPQTVDALMKLDLPSGVDIEIKL